The following DNA comes from Candidatus Eisenbacteria bacterium.
TGCGGCAGATGGCGGAAGAGTGGGGACGGAAGTACGGGGAGGACTACGTCTATCTCGGCTACAAACCGTATCCCGGAATCGTGATCATGGCGATGGGAGAGGACTTCCGCGTCCCATTCCCCACCGACTACTACAACACGCCGCTCGATGAGATCCCGATGATGAAGGGCGTCAAGAACTACCAGAACGTCGCCCTGGTCCTCACGATCAACTCCACGAGCGGGATCGACTACTGGATCATCTATGGGACCGGCCGCTACAAGTTCCCGCTCGCTTGCGCTTCCACGGCCGTGATGGCCCCCAACTACTACAACTACCTGCAGTCCGGACAGCTCTTCGGGTTGATCGGCGGGTTGCGCGGGGCCGCTGAGTACGAACAGCTCGTGGGCCACCCCGGGAAGGCGGTCAAGGGGATGCTCGTCCAGTCGGTGTCGCACATCCTGATCGTCGCCTTGATCCTGCTCGGCAATGTGATCTTCATCGTCGAGCGCCGCCGAAGGAGGAGCTAGAGGCCATGGAACAGCACATTCTCTACACGATCGCGGCGATCCTCTCGGTGGCGATCTTCACCTTCCTCTGGAGGGATAACCCGTTCTACAAGTTCGCGGAGCACCTGGTGGTGGGCGTCTCGGCGGGTTACTTCGTCGTCATCCTGGTGACGACGTCCCTCATTCCGAAGCTGCTCGACCCGGCCAAGCGGGTTCTCGCCGGCGCCTCGACGACGCTCCTCGATCCGCTCGTGGTCATCCCCGCGATCCTCGGCCTTCTCCTCTTCACCCGATTCATCCCGAAGTACGCCTGGATCTCGCGCATCCCGATCGCCTACATCCTTGGCGTGGGCAGCGGCGCGGCGATTCCCCTGGTCCTCCAGACCTACGTGATCCAGCAGATCTATCCGACCATGACCCTGTTCCAGCCCGGTTCGTTCAACGGGACCGGCGCGCTCGTGAACAACATCCTCATCCTCGGGGCTGTCCTCTGCGGCCTGGCCTACTTCTTCTTCTCGGCCCGCCACGAAGGAGTCATCGGCGGGATGTCGAAGGCCGGGATCTGGATCTTGATGATCGGCTTCGGGGCGAGCTTCGGCTACACGGTCATGAGCCGGATCTCGCTCCTCTACGGGAGGGTCGATTTCCTCGTCTTCGAGTGGGCCGGGCCCCTGGTGAGGCTGATCTCAGGGTAGACGGGTCAGATCTCGATCGGCTGCAGCTCCGGAATGTAGGGTCCCCAGGACTCTTTGCGCAGCGTCGTGGGAATCGACAGGCAGGGTGACCAGGTGGGCTCGTGCGGCTCTCGGACCAGCCGGACGCCAGCTTCTGCGAGCGTCCGGTTCGATTTTCGCCGGTTGCACTTGACGCACGAGAGGACGCAGTTGGTCCAGCTCGTGCGACCGCCCAGCGATCGGGGCAGCACGTGGTCCACGGTGAGGTCCTCGATCGGAGGCTTCGCGCCGCAGTACTGGCAGATGTTGCGATCCCGCCGGTAGACGTTCCGGCGCGAGAAGGTCACCCTCCGGCGCGGCACCTCGGCGTAGTGGCTCAGGAGCACGATCTCGGGCACCTTGAGCCGGTAGCGAACCGCGCGGACGTGCGGCTCGCCCTCCGCCACGGCCAGACTCGCCCACGAGTCGAAGTCGTGCAGACTCGCGTCCCCTGGATGGACCGCCCGGGCGGCCGCCCGATAGAGCAAACAGAGCGCGGTCCGCACCGAGGTCGTCCCGACCGCGGTCCAATACCGGTTGAGGACGAGGGCCCTTTCTTGGAGTACCATATCGCTGCGGCAACCTCCGCCCATGAGAATACCAGATCCGGACCAACAAGGGGATCGGTGAAGTGGAATACTTGCTCGAGGGGAATCTGGGAGCCGGCTTGCAGCGCTGGTCGCTACGAGTAGGTCGCAACGGGATCGGGCGTGAACAGGACAACGCCGTCGTCGTCGCCCACCGGACGGTTTCCCGCCACCACGCGGAGATCCGGATCGACGGGGACCGCATCGAAGTCGAAGATCTGCAGAGCCGAAACGGCACCTTCGTGAACGAGGGCCAGATCGCGACCGCCACCGAACTCCGTTCGGGAGACCGGATCAGGCTCGGGAGCGTCGAGCTGGCGCTCATCCACAAGGGTGCGCCGGCCGCCCGCGGGGGCGCGCGGGCCGCGGCGGCGGTGGGGACGGCCACCCGCGACACGTTCAGCTTTGTCGAGTCGGACCAGATGCTCCGCTCGACGCGCATGAGCTGGGATCGGATGCAGAGCGAGATCGGCGCCGGCTCGATGCTCGAGCGGGGGCTCTTTCGCGTCGTCACCGAAGCGGGGGCGCTGCTCGTGCAGCCTCACCCGCTCGAAGAGGTCTTCGGCGTTGTCCTGGATCTTGCGTCGCGGGTCATCCCAGCGCGGCGGATCCTCCTCCTCACGCGGGAGAAGGACGACTCCGACGCAGTGGTGCGTGCCGCGCACCCCGCCGAGTCCGCCGGCGGCAAGATCATGCTGAGCCGCACCATGATCGACGCGGTTCTCCAGGGCAGGGAGTCGATTCTCGTCAGCGACGCCCAGGTCGATCCGAGATTCAGCGGCCACGAGAGCATCATCGCTCAGCAGATTCGCTCCGCCCTCGTGGCGCCTCTCTTCGACAACGAGCGCGTCCTCGGTCTGATCTATGCCGACACGGACAATCCGGCCCTCCACTACGATCAGGATCAGCTGCGGGCCTTCACGATGCTCGGCAACCTGATCGCGGTCAAGATCACGACGGCCCATCTTCTCGAGGACCAGCGGGAGAAGGAGCGGATGGAGCAGGAGATGGCGACCGCGGCGCGGATCCAGCAAAGCCTCCTCCCGACCACTCTGCCGGAGATCGCGGGGTACGAGATCCTCGCGCGGCAGATCCCCTGCCGCCACGTCGCGGGGGACCTCTTCGACGCGGCGCGCATGCCCGACGGCGCGTTCGGCATCGTGGTGGGAGACGTGAGTGGAAAGGGAATGGGCGCGGCGCTTCTGATGTCCCACGTCATGGCCTCCCTTCGCCTCCTCTGCGACGAGAACGTCCCTCCCGGGACCTTGATGGAGAGGGTGCATCGGCAGGTTCTGCAGTCTTCCGACGCGACCCACTTCGTGACCCTCTTCTTCGGACGGCTGGACGCCGCCGCGCATCGCATCGAGCATGTCAATGCGGGACACAATCCGCCCCTTCTCATGAGTCGCGACGGCTCGCTCGAGACGCTGGAGGCGACCGGACTCCCCGCGGGCCTGCTCGCCGACAGCTCGTTCGAGGTTCAGACGAAGGAGATTCCATCGGGTGGGCTCCTCTGTATCTACTCGGACGGAATCACGGAGGCGGAGGGGGCGGATCTGGAGTTCTTCGGCGAGGAGCGCCTGATCGATGGGCTCAAGAGTAGGATCGACCGGCCGCTGCAGGAGATCCTGGATGGCGTGATGGACGACGTGCGCGCCTACACCAAGGGCGCTCCGCCGCAAGACGATATCACGCTCTTCCTTCTGCGGAGGGCTTGAGGAAGGCGCTCGCCTCGGGGGAGCGTCTCTCGCGCGGGGGACGCTGCCGGCGACGGATCGGAGGATGTGAGCATGTGCGAGTTCTGCCACAAGCACGGCGAAGGCAAGAAGTGGTATCTCCAGGCCAAGAACTACTCCGACGACCTCATGAGCGATCTGAAGCGCCGCCGCTTCATCGGAGATTTCTTCTCGCGCATCGAGCATCTGAGCGAGGAGGCCAGGTCGCTCGACCGCTTCGCGAAGGCGCCGCCCCTCGTGAAGAGCCTCGTCCGCAGCACCGTCACGCGAAGGATGAAGCGCGAGCACTTCGGGCAGGTCGTCCCGATCGAGGAAGTCGAGCAGATCTTCGGCTTCACGAACTCGATCGTCCGGCTTGCCTGCGTCTGCCGCCTTGCGACGGTGGGCAAGGAGAAGCGCTTCTGCTACGGGATCAGCCTGGAGGCGGACGGCGGCGAGTTCTCCCGCCTCATCAGGGGGCTTGACCAGAGCTACGCCAGCGGCCCGAACACCGTCGGGCTGGAGTCGCTGTCCAGGGAGCAGGCGATCGACGCCTTCCGCGAGCACGACCGCCGGGGGCTCTGCCACTCGGTCTGGACATTCCGCACCCCGTTCATCGCGGGGATCTGCAACTGCGACCGCGCCGACTGCCTGGCGATGCGGAGCACCGTCACTCACGGAATCAAGGTGATGTTCCGCGCGGAGTACGTCGGGGCCGTAGATCCCGACCTCTGCGCGGGATGCCGGGACTGCCTGCGAAGCTGCCAGTTCGGAGCGATCAGCTACAGCCCGGCGACAGAGAAAGCCGTGATCGACCAGATCTGGTGCTATGGTTGCGGCGTCTGCCGGGCGGCCTGCAGGAAGGATGCGATACGCCTCGTGCCCCGCGAGGAGGTGCCTGCGGCCGCCGGAGTCTGGTAGGGCGATCACACCGCCGGGCGGACAGGCCAAGAGGCAAGAGCCCGGGGAAGGAGACGAGGCCATGCGCCAGCCCGCAACTTTCGTGCTCGCTGTCCTGACTGCCGTCCTCTTGGTGGCGGGAATCCTCCTCTACCAGAAGTACCGCCGGACGGAAGCCGCCTACACGGCCACCAAGGCGGCGGAGGAGACCGTTCGAGGACAGTACAGCGAGGCCATCACTGCCATCGCCGAGATCCAGGACAACCTCAACGCGATCGACCTGGAAGAGACCGATGTGCGCCTGCTCTCCCAGGACATCGAGGCCGACTCGAGGGTCACCCAGTCCCGCAAGGATCAGATCAAGGAGCGGATCGAAGATCTGAACGCAAGCGTTCAGCAGAGCAAGGAGCGGATCCGCCAGCTCGAAACCACGCTCAAAGAGAGCCGGCTGAAGATCGCCGGGCTCGAGAAAATGATCGAGAGCCTGAAGATGACGGTGGCGAACAAGGAGGCTCTCATCGGGAGGCTCACGGCGAAGGTCGATTCCTTGAGCACCAGGGTCGTAAGCCTAGAGGCCGAGACCCGCCGGGCCCAGGAAACGATAAGCGAGCAGCAACAGACCATCGAGGACAAGCGCCGTGAGATGGAGACGATCTACTACATCGTCGGATCGCGAAAGGACCTGAAGAAGCTCGGGATCATTGAGGAGACGGGCGGGGTCCTCGGCATGGGCAAGAGCGTGCAGCTCGCGAGCAACTTCAGCCGGGGCTACTTCACTCCGCTCGATACCCAAGAGGAGCAGATGATCCCCACTCGGGCGGCGCGGATCCGCGTCCTGAGCGGTCAGGCGCGAACAAGCTATGACATTCGCGTCGCCGGAGACTACGCGGCGGTCTTCATCACCAACCCACGAGAGTTCTGCAAGGTCAAGTACGTCGTGGTGATGATGGAGGAATAGAGTCGGGAACGGCGCACCGCGCCGCCTTGACCCTCCTCGCCCCTTTGTGACAAGCTCGCGGGTCGCGATGTTCCGCCCCGCTGCGGACCAACCTGTCTTCATTCCAAAACGAGGAAGGGGCGCGGGTATCTCAAGTACGATTACATGAGCCACGGTTCGCCGCACAGTCCCGCGAACAGCGAGTCATACTGGGAAACGAAACGTCCCTTCGCGGAGAAGTACGGCGTCGACTTCGAGGGCTTCGGCGAGCCCGCGCCGAAGGATCCGCATCTCTTCCGCGCGCAGGTCGAAGCGAACTTCCGCAAGGTGATCGATCTGCTCCATCACGACCAGGAGCTTGTCGATCACCTCGCCGTCGCCCTGGCGAGCCTGGGCGACTCAGTCCCATCCGAGATCGAAGGCTGCCATCTGAAGCCCCGCCGCTCTCCCGCCCGCGATCCGCGCCTGCTCGACTTCCGCTCCTACCCCGAGGATCTCTGGGCCAAGCCGGGCGAGAAGCAGCCGAACCGCGCCGCCCTCGGCAAGTGGGGCGCCTACGTCAACAGCATCTGCCGCAGGGAGCACGGAAGGCCGCTCTTCCTGGCGATGTCGGCCGATCTCGCCGGATCGACCAACATCTCGGGCTTCGCCGACGGATGGGGCGAGATCCCGGGATGGGGGAAATACGATCGCGCGGCCAACCCCGAAGGATCGCTCCTTCCGCAGGAGATCACGGAGTTCGCGAATGCGGGAATCTCGACCGGCATCGCATCGGTGAACCTCGCGGAGAACCCCTTCGAGGAGTTCGACGGCTTCTACGCCTCGTGCTCCACCTACGGCAGCTTTTCATACCTCAAGTACGGGCCGATGCGCCTCTTCAGCCAGCTCGCCCAGGACTGCCCCCTGAAGGTCGGCAAGGTCGTGTGGATCGCGGGCCACTTCGAGGCGGCGCGCGGGGCCTACCTGATCCGGGACTACTCCCCGAACGCTCGGCCGATGGGTTGCATCCTTGTGCAGGGCACAATGTCGACCACAACGTCGTGCAGCTTCTCCCCGAGATCGAGCGGGCGGGCTTGAACGTCAAGAACGTCGCGGCGATCAGCCCGCAGCTCTTCGCCTGGCAGGATGAGGCATACAAACGACGCGTGTTGCCGCAGGCCGACAGGCTCGACGCGACCTTCATATCCAATCGGGGACGCAGGCTCATGCACGACTGGATGCTCCACCCGACCGCCTACGAGTACGCGATGACCTCGGACTTCGACGATCGCTGGCGAACCGGCGGCACGCTCGAGGAGGTCATCGAAGAAGCGCACCTCTCCCCCGATTGGCTTCTGCGGGGCATCGAGCGCTTCGCGCGCTCGCGCGAGACGCGCCTCGCCGGCATCCGCGCGGCCCTCGATGAGGCCCAGAATAGTTAGGCCGTCAGGGATTGAGCGCTTTTGCGCAGCTCGCCGGGCGCCCGACCGGCTCCTGGCCGCGACCACGACCCTCCTGAAGTTGCTCCTGAAGTTGCTTCCAAGAGCGGCTGACTCACCCTATAATTGGGGGGATTGCTGCGCTTCGGCACCCCTGGAAGCCAGGCGTGCGGTGAGTCCACCAACCTGAAGGGGAAGAACCATGAGGATTCTCGCTGGACTGCTGTTCCTTGCCGCGCTGCTCGCGCCCGTCGCCAGCGCGCAGTATCCGAGGGGCGTGATCGCCGAGGACGGGACCGCCACCTGGTGCACGTACTGCCCCGATGCCTACGCCGGACTCGATGTGATGATGGCCCGCTACAACAGAAGCGAGTTCACATCGACCCGCCTCTATTCTTCCAGCTCGGGCGGCGGGCTCTCGACCGCCGAGACCGATGCAAGGCTCAGCTACTACGCCATCACCAGCTTCCC
Coding sequences within:
- a CDS encoding HNH endonuclease, encoding MGGGCRSDMVLQERALVLNRYWTAVGTTSVRTALCLLYRAAARAVHPGDASLHDFDSWASLAVAEGEPHVRAVRYRLKVPEIVLLSHYAEVPRRRVTFSRRNVYRRDRNICQYCGAKPPIEDLTVDHVLPRSLGGRTSWTNCVLSCVKCNRRKSNRTLAEAGVRLVREPHEPTWSPCLSIPTTLRKESWGPYIPELQPIEI
- a CDS encoding 4Fe-4S ferredoxin, translated to MCEFCHKHGEGKKWYLQAKNYSDDLMSDLKRRRFIGDFFSRIEHLSEEARSLDRFAKAPPLVKSLVRSTVTRRMKREHFGQVVPIEEVEQIFGFTNSIVRLACVCRLATVGKEKRFCYGISLEADGGEFSRLIRGLDQSYASGPNTVGLESLSREQAIDAFREHDRRGLCHSVWTFRTPFIAGICNCDRADCLAMRSTVTHGIKVMFRAEYVGAVDPDLCAGCRDCLRSCQFGAISYSPATEKAVIDQIWCYGCGVCRAACRKDAIRLVPREEVPAAAGVW
- a CDS encoding FHA domain-containing protein — encoded protein: MEYLLEGNLGAGLQRWSLRVGRNGIGREQDNAVVVAHRTVSRHHAEIRIDGDRIEVEDLQSRNGTFVNEGQIATATELRSGDRIRLGSVELALIHKGAPAARGGARAAAAVGTATRDTFSFVESDQMLRSTRMSWDRMQSEIGAGSMLERGLFRVVTEAGALLVQPHPLEEVFGVVLDLASRVIPARRILLLTREKDDSDAVVRAAHPAESAGGKIMLSRTMIDAVLQGRESILVSDAQVDPRFSGHESIIAQQIRSALVAPLFDNERVLGLIYADTDNPALHYDQDQLRAFTMLGNLIAVKITTAHLLEDQREKERMEQEMATAARIQQSLLPTTLPEIAGYEILARQIPCRHVAGDLFDAARMPDGAFGIVVGDVSGKGMGAALLMSHVMASLRLLCDENVPPGTLMERVHRQVLQSSDATHFVTLFFGRLDAAAHRIEHVNAGHNPPLLMSRDGSLETLEATGLPAGLLADSSFEVQTKEIPSGGLLCIYSDGITEAEGADLEFFGEERLIDGLKSRIDRPLQEILDGVMDDVRAYTKGAPPQDDITLFLLRRA